The window TCATCGGAATCATCTGTGTCTTTGCCTTTGTGTTTCGACATCCTTGGAAAATCACATTTAGCTCCTTCTTACTTAAAGAAGGAATCGCAATGACGATATTATCAATCTGCAAATCTGTTACTACCTTCTCGATGCAATCTGCACCACCTAAAACAGGAATTCCTAAAATATGTAGACGATGCTTTTTCAAATCATCATCAATAAAAGCAACTGGCTCTAAATCAGCATCATGGTTTTGAAGTAGTTGACGAACAACCATCTGCCCTGCCGCACCTGCTCCAACAATTAACGTACGTTTCTTTTCCTTTGTAGCTCTTACATATCTACCTCTATACATTCTCCACGAAAAACGCGAACCACCAATCAGTAATATATGTAGCATCCACGTAATTAATAACGCCCGAAAATACAAATCGCTATGTATAATTAACTGAACAGCAGCCGCTAAAATGATCGATAACGTTACAGCCTTCGTAATCGCAATCATTTCCGGAACACTCGCATATTCCCACGCTTTTTTATAAAGATGATAGATCGACGCAAACATATGATGTCCAACTAATAGAGTAATTGCACTAACTAGCAACGAAGGAATCGAAAAGATTGCAAGATTCGGATGAATGATAAAATAACTGATATAAATCGCCGTGATGACAATCATCGAATCTAATATAATAAAAAACGTTAACCGGTTTATGTATGACAAAATGATGGCACTCCCTTGACTGCTAATGTTGATGACCGTAGTCAAAATAGATATATGCGAATAAGTGATAACTACTATTTTTTAACTTTTCAGAAAGTTGCTTACAAACTCCCCTAAAAAATACCAAAGAACTTCTTACTTTTGATCCTTTGGGGTTCTTCTTTATAAACATTATTTCCCTCAACTAAAATTTCTGCGTTTTCTTGAAATAGATAGACCGTATCTAATCCAAATTCCTTTTGCACAGCTCCATATGCTGCTCTCAGTCGAAACGGTCGACTTGTATCATTATGAGCATCAGAAGCAATAAAATGAGTAAGCTGATTTTCTACTAACTGGAGAGAGAACTTCTTAATCTTCTTTCCTAAATCACCGGTGATACTGCTAGCTGTTACTTGCGAAAGTGCACCTTTTTTCACCAGGTTATATAGAATATCTGGATTCTCGATGATTTGTTGATTTCGTTCTGGATGAACAATAATCGGTGTGATCTCTTTCATTTGAATATCGAATAATAAACTTTCTGTATAGGCTGGAACATGATTCGACGGTAATTCGATGAACAGGTATTTTCCAGAATCATTGATGGTTAGGATTTTCTCTTGTTCGTAATCCTCTAGAATTTCTCCATATATACGAGGCTCTTGGCCGGGTAAAATCTGGAGTGGAATTTTATTTTCTTGTAGCGCATCATTTAACCTATGCACGTCTTGAACAATCGTCTTCTTCTCATTTTCATAATGTTGATTAAAGTGAGGAGTTGCGACAATTTTCGTAATACCTTCGGCAACGGCTATTTTCGCCATATGTAAGGATTGAGTTATGTCCTTTGGACCATCATCTAGGCCAGATAGAATATGGCAATGTATATCAATCATGACTATCTACCCACCTTCCTTCCAATATCCGACAAGATTACTCTACTAATACTAGCACAGACTTTCGCTTCTCGAAATAGGTGTATTTTGTCGAAACTTGATAGATATTCGTTATTTTGATATATAATATACTTCCTATTTTTTTACAAAAAAAATACACGTAAACTCCAACATATAGAGTTTACGTGTATAAGGGTTTTTATATGAATATAAGTTTCTATAACGTTCTCAGTCTTTTCCGTAATAGTAGTAATACTGACTTTCTTTAAAGGCTTTATTATTCAATACAACACCTAATAGCTTGGCTTTTGCATTGTTTAACTGCTCCTTTGCACGAATGGCCATTTCCGTTTCGGTCTTACCACTATTTACAACCAGTACCACTCCATTACATTGATTCGCTAACACTTGCGCATCCGTTACCGCTAACACCGGTGGAGTATCAAATATGACAAGATCAAACAACTCATACGCCTCTACTAGGAGATCCTCCATTCCTCTTGATCCAAGAATCTCAGCTGGGTTAGGTGGAATCGGTCCACTTGGGAGAACAAATAAATGTTCTTGCTCCGTCTCTCTTAGGCTATTTTCTAATGTTGTTTGCTTAGTAAGTACATTTGTTAAACCAATATGATTATTCAAACCAAAAGTGTAATGAACAGTTGGCTTTCTTAAGTCTGCATCAATGATTAGTACCTTTTTCCCCTGCTGAGCAAACACAACTGCTAAATTTGCGGTAGTTGTCGATTTTCCTTCTGCCGGACCCGGAGAAGTGACCATGAACGAACGAAGCTGTTGATCGACAGCTGAAAACATGATATTAGAACGAATCGTTCGGTACTGCTCTGATATAGGTGATTTAGGAGTAGTCATCGTAATTAAGCTACGATTCGATGCGACGGCAAGTCTACGATTACGCACCAAGGTTCTCACCTCTCGATCTTTTATTTGCTTGTGCAGAGGTTGACTTTTTGTCTGCATCTACAGTAATAACAGTTACTGCACCTAGTACAGGTAACTCTAGTAATTTCTCAATATCTTGCTCTGTTTTAATCGTGTTGTCTAAGTACTCTAATAGGAAGGCTAGTCCTACTCCAAGCATGAGCCCTACGACTAACGCAATCGCCATGTTTAAAATAGGCTGCGGCTTAATCGGCTGTGGCGTTTCCGCTACTTCTGCTTTAGATATAATATTTACGTTATCACCAAACATGGTCATAATTTCTGTTTGGAACACATTTGCGATGGTATTAGCAATATCCACTGCCTTTACAGGGTCAGGATCTTGGACTGTTACTGAAAAAACCTGTGAATTACTTTCACTTGCTACGGATATTTGTCCAATTGTCTCTAATTCTAATTGCTCTTTTACTTTATCAAGTATGGTCGGACTTTGAATAATATCTCTGTACGTGTTAATGAGCATAACATTCGTTTGAAGCTCTCCTACATTATACAATTGATCTAATGGTTTCTTTTGATTAACGAGAATTTGTGTCGATGCTTGATAAATCGGTGTTAAGAAGAAGTAGCTAACGACTCCACTAACGGTAACTGCAAGGATGGTAATAATAGCGATTAGTCCCAAACGCTTCCGAAGTGTCTGAAACAACTCCTTTAAACTAATAGTCTCTTCCATGATAGCCTCCTAGATGACTCTGTTTTCATAATAGTATTATAGCAACAATCTATTTTTTGTTTAATGATGTAAAAATTCCCAATTATTCACTAATGAAATATTGTATTAAGTAATCAGCCCAGAGCTTGTGTCCTGCTTCATTTGGGATTGACTTTAAAGAATTGTTGGGATCTTGTAGTAGATAGTTTGTTAGTTCACTAGACTCTAAATCAGGCCAAGCTTCCCAGTGATTGAGGTAGGTGATGTTGTTTTCAGTAGCATATCCTGCTAAATCCTGAATCTCTCTTGGATAATAGGTTGCTTGATAGAGTGGATTTGCTGGCTGCAAGAATATATATGCCTCTGGGTTACTGGTTCGAAACTCATTTAATAGAAATTCTAGATTTTTTAGCCTGTCCTCCATTGTTACTTCTCCATTATCTTGAAGCATAAATGGTTCTAGCAGTACTAGATCAGGTTTTTGGGAGACAGCTTCCTTATAAAGCTCTTCTTCTATAATAGACGTTGAGTTTTTATCTGGGATTTCGATGATGTTAATTTTCAATATGACTTCACCGTATGTTTCAGTAAGTTGCTGTTTAAGAAGACTTGGCCAGGCAGTTTCAGAGGCTGATGTTGACTTTGAGCCCATGATGGTGAAGACTACCGGAGTATTGGATTCCGCTGCGTCTTGAAATTTTTGTTGCACCTCTTCTGGTAGATTCTTCGTATATAGAGAAACATCGACTGGTAATGACGATGACGTTTCACTTTCTGTTTTAGATTCTACTTCGGCTACTACACTACTTTTAGCACCATGATAGGTTGCTAGTTTGTCTTTCCAGTGTATATGTCCAGCGATTATGGTACCGATCGACATGATTACGACGACACCCAGAATGATGAACCTCATACTCATCCCCCTTATCGATAAGTTTCTTTTCCATGTTCATACATTTCTTTATTATGCCACTTTCTTTCCTATATCTTCAAATACTTTTTGTATTTTTTATTAAATATGTATAAAAATGTCACAATTTATATTAATCCAAAACAAAAGAGTGTAGAGAACTCTCTACACTCGAATTAGTATGTAGTAATTTTTAAAACAATGCTTTTCTAGGATTTTTCCCAACTTTGATAAAGAGTCTGTTGTCCTCGATACAGCGGTAAAGACGAATCTTAAACGGTGTTAACGGTGTCCATATTTCTTTAAACGCATAATACGGCATGGATGCATCCCCCTTTACTTTAGTTGTGCTAACCGATCTTGACTAATCCTGCGAATCTTTCTTTCGAAGACTTGTTATTTTGTTTATCGTATCAAGGTTTGGTTGGGTAGGTTGTAGAATGTTGTTGTCGAAATGGAAGAAGTGTTTTACAAATTATTACAAATTAAGGAGAGTAACTAAATATACTTAGGCTCTGTTAATGTAAAATATTGGTTTTCCAGCAGTGTTGATTGTAGTAGAAGGACGCGAGACTCCTGCGGGAGAGCGGGTCACGGGAGACCCCACAGGCACGTTTTTCGCCGAGGAGGCTCACGGACTCGCCCGCGGAAAGCGAGTGTCCTGCAACGAAAATCAACAACAACGTTAAAAAACCCTATACATAAATAAATTTCAAAGCCTTAACCCCTTTTTCCTTGTAATCACCTATATACAAGGAGAAGGAGGTGATCACAATGGCAACAGCATTATTATCAGATTCAACGCTTCGATTGGTATTCGAAACTGGTGTGGATGTAGAAGGAAATCCTACTTATAAGAGTAAGAATTTCAGCAACATTAAAACATCTGCTTCAACTGATGGCCTTTATGCAGTCGCACAAAGCATCGTGAGCTTACAGCAGTATCCAGTAACCGCAATCGAACGCAATGACAAGCACCTTTTAGGAGCTTAATGACACAACTTATTTTATAAGGAAAGGAGGAGTACAAAATGGCTAAAACACTTCAACTGCAATTTTTAAATCAAGAAAATAAGACAGTGACCATTGGCATTGACAACCCAATTGAACCAGTAGATCTAATAGCATTAGACGCAGCAATGACTTCAATCTTAATTGCGAATGTTTTCGTATCAGCTGGTGGAGATCTTGTTAGTAAGAAAGGCGCTCGTATTGTTGAGCGTAATGTAGTAGAGGTTATCTAATTTTTGAAGTCAGCATCACTAAGGTGGTGCTGGCTATTTTTATAAGGCTCTTTTCTAAAACATTGTTGCTTTTCAATCACATATGTCCAAGAATTCTCCCTTTTTATCTGTAAAACCGAGTTTTACTAGTTAGAAAAGAGCAACTTTCTCTATTTAAAGCACGGGACAATGTACTACCAAGTAAAAATCCGGCTTTTAGGATTTTTACGAAAGCAACAATCTATACGAAAATAGCCATTTATAAACAAAGGAGGATGTATGATGGAACAATTGTTACCTTTTGTGAGCGAGGTCGGATTTCCGATTGTTGTAACCCTATACTTACTGCATAGGATTGAAGGCAAGCTGACAACGTTGAATGATTCGATTCAGGAACTTCCAGTGAAGTTGAGGGAATAGAAATAGGAAGAATTCATTCAATTAAACTTATATTAATGAATATTTAAAATTTTCTATTAAAATAGAGGGATATCGTTACGAGTGTAGAAATATATTATTGTGAAAGACCATTAAACAAGGAGGAATACTATGAAAAAGTACTTATTTAAGCTACTATGCGTGGTGCTCATTGTTGGACTGGCTATGCCAGCAGCAGCTGCCACACAACAAAGTGAGGAAGAGATCTTATTTACAGTTGTATTTAAAGGTCAATCTTCACCTAAGAATGCAGAAAAGGTTATTTCTGATCTTGGTGGGGAAATCGTTTATTCGGTTCCAGAAATTGGCGTTGTACAAGTAAAGGCGCCTGCTAACTTTGCAAAGAAAGCAATTGGAAGTTCAGCTGTTTCGGCTGCAAATCCTTCTTTACTTTTTCAATTACCAGAAGTTAAGTCTATTCCGTTAGAGTCTAACGAAATTAATACTGAGGAAGCTTACTTATTCGATGAGTTCCAATGGGATATTAAGCGCCTAACTAATAACGGTGCAACTTTTGCTGAGCACAGTGGAAGTCATGACGTTGTGGTTGGAGTGATTGATTCTGGTATTGATTTAAATCACCCAGATGTTTTAACAAATCTTCTTCCAGGCTCAAAGAACTTTGTACCTCCAGGTGGAGTGTATGGGGTAGATGGGTCTGAAACTGGTGATGTTAACGATGTTCAAGACAGAAATGGACATGGAACACACGTGGCAGGAAGTATTGCTGGAAATGGAGCGATGCTAGGTGTAGCTCCTAATGTTGGACACAAGGCTTACCGTGTATTTGGTGCTGAGGGTGGAGCGTACAGTGCATGGATTATGGCTGCGATTGTTGCAGCAGCAAATGATGGTGTAGAAGTAATTAACATGAGTCTTGGTGGTATTTACGCAAAAGGTCAGATTTTTTATACTGATCCGGAGACAGGAGAAAGAGTGCGTCTTGGATCTGATATTGCAGAATATGTTGCTTATACTAGAGCAGCTAAGTACGCTGAGTCAAAAGGAGCACTAATCGTTGCAGCAGCTGGAAATGACGCTGTTGATGCATCTAGTCCAAAGAATGTAACAGACTTTGCAAATTCACAATACGGTACACTTGGATATGAGTTCAAAGGCGCAAGTGTTTTTGCACCTGCATCTATTCCAAACGTGGTAACAGTAGCCTCTACTGGTCCAAAGGATGAGCTAGCTCTTTACTCTAATTATGGAGCTGGATTTATTGATGTGGCTGCTCCGGGTGGGAATTATGAAATGTACATGCAGTATCTCACGGAAGGTAATTTTAATGAATACTTAAAAGAAAGACTTTTTGAAAAAGAGTTTGCATTTAGTTCTGTACCAGATGTCAAATATATTCTTAATGACAAGGAACAAGTCATTGGTTATGAATATGTATCTCCAAGTTATGCTTGGAACGTTGGTACTTCCATGGCAGCACCAAAAGTAGCTGCAGTGGCTGCCCTTCTTTTCGATGAATATGAGGGAATGACTCCTAATAAGGCAAAAGTATTACTTAAGCAAAATGCTGAGGATATTGATAAAACAGGTACAGATAAAGAATTCGGACATGGGTTATCTACTGTGTACTCTCTGTTTGAATAGATAAAGAAGAAAAGAGGTATCTCGTTCATTCGAGATACCTCTTTTTATATATACGCGAGAACGTCTCTTTGCTGTTTACTCCCCGTAACCATGTGGATTTTCAGATTGCCATTTCCACGAGTCCTTGCACATTTCTTCAATGCCTTTTTCTGCTTCCCATCCTAGTTCTTCTTTAGCTTTGGTAGGATCTGCATAGCATTCTGCAATATCCCCAGGTCTTCTTTCACTGATTTGATATGGAACCTTTTTACCCGAAGCTTCTTCAAATGCTTTTACCATCTCAAGAACACTATACCCTTTACCTGTTCCTAGGTTATAGGCCTCGACACCCTTTGCATTCATAACTTTTTCTAATGCTTTTAAGTGACCTTTTGCTAAATCGACCACGTGAATATAGTCTCTAACTCCGGTACCATCAACAGTCACATAGTCACTTCCAAATACACTTAATTGCTGAAGTTTTCCTACTGCGACTTGAGTGATATAAGGCATGAGGTTATTAGGAATTCCGTTTGGATCCTCACCAATTCTGCCACTTTCATGCGCACCAATTGGGTTAAAATAACGCAGTAATGCAATACTCCATTTGTTATTAGAAGTATAAACATCTCTTAAAATCTCTTCAATCATTAACTTTGTACGACCATACGGGTTAGTCGCAGATAGAGAGAAGTCCTCAGAGATCGGCACTTGTTTTGGCATACCGTATACAGTAGCAGAAGAACTAAATACAATCTTCTCCACACCAAACTGCTCCATCACTTCAGTGAGGATCAATGTACCTGTAATGTTATTATGATAATAACGTAATGGCTGCTGAACAGATTCCCCTACTGCTTTTAACCCCGCAAAATGAATGACAGCTTCTATGTTGTTGTCAGTGAATACTTGAATAAGTGCTTCCCTGTCTAATAAGTCTACCTGATAAAAAGCAAAGTCTTTTCCCGTTAATTCTTTTATACGCTTAAGGGATTCAGGCTTACTGTTATCAAGATTATCGACTAACACAATTTCATAACCAGCATTTAATAATTCCACGCATGTGTGACTCCCGATATATCCCGCTCCACCTGTGACTAAAATTGACATATATAGATCCTCCGACGTTCTTTTGTTTTATCCTTAAATAAATCCTACAATTCCCCATATACTATAGCAAGTATATTTCATTTAAACGAGAGTGCCAACGCCTAATATGGGCATGCTGTTTGGTAATAATTGACTAGATGGCCGGAACCTGATAGATTTTGATTATTAAACTAAAAGAGGTAAAAAAATGAGAGAACAATTAAATTCAAAAAATCGCAAGAAAAGAAAGTGGCTCTGGATTACGTTAAGTATTCTCGGTGTTTTACTAATCGGAATCAGTGCCTATGTTTATTCTATATACTCTTCCGTTGAACAAGCAGCAAGCCAAATGTACGAACAACCCACCAGAGAAGTATCAGAAAAAAGGATCGAAAAAGTAGAATATACGGAAAAAGATCCGATTTCTATTTTAATCATGGGCGTTGATGAACGAACAGGTGACATTGGTCGTTCCGATACTATGATTGTCATCACGGTTAATCCAACTACGCAGTCCATGAAAATGGTCAGTATTCCACGTGATACTAGGACTGAAATGGTCGGAAAAGGTACACAGGATAAAATCAATCATGCTTATGCGTTTGGTGGTACAGATATGGCCGTTGCAACCGTCGAAAACTTCTTAGACATCCCGATTGATCATTATATTAAAGTAAACATGGAAAGCTTTCAGGAAATAGTAGATGCAGTGGGCGGGGTAACCGTTACTAATCCGTTTTCATTCACAGAAGCTGGATATACCTTTCAAGAAGGCGAAATCACTCTGAATGGCGCACAAGCACTCGCCTATTCACGAATGAGATACAAGGATCCAAGAGGTGACTTTGGCCGCCAGGACCGCCAAAAACAAATTATTCTAGGTATCATCCAAAAAGGTGCAAGCTTTTCTTCTATCAACAAATTTGACGATGTTCTCACTATTTTAGGTGGCAATGTAAAGACCGATTTAAGCTTTGATCAGATGGTTGATATCCAAGCCAATTATAAAGAAGCACGCCATAGCCTCGAGCAACTACAAATTAAAGGTAGCGGAGAGAAGATTAATGGAATCTACTATTACACGGTTCCAGAAGATGAGCAAGTGAAATTATCTACTACGTTAAGAGAGCATTTGGAATTAAAGTAAGAAGACTAGCTTTGTGCTTGTCTTCTTTTTTTGTAGTGGGACAGAGGGACAGGCACCTTGTCCCAGCTGCCTAAGCCACCTAGGAGTGAAAATCTTTTATCCAAATATCCCCACCTTCATTTTGGTATAAAATAAAAAGAAGTGTCCACAAAGCTTTACTTTGGGACACCCTTTTAAACAAATATTAGTTAATAGTACCCTCTTCCAAGAAAAGGTCCAAGCGCCCTAACTCCACACCATCTACAAATAACTTACCTTCTGAAATTGTGAAGCCTTTATGAAAATAAACACTTCCGGTATCAGGAGTATCAACTGAATATAGCTCATATACTCCATCAGGTAACCGGAGTCCATAAGTACCGTCCTCATGAATCCAACTGCTGAACCAGCTATAGCTCCCTCCAATTTCCATTACATTTACATTTCCACTTGATACAACCTGACCTCTGTCAAATACTGTACCCGTTAGAGTTAACGGTGGAATCGTAATCTCAAGGCTTTGTTTCGTTTCCCCATTTACGACTAACTCACCTGATACAATTGAAAAATTGATGGATGGTATAAATGAAGTGCCATCATTAAAGTAGATTGCATCCAAAACATACTCTCCATCTGGTAGACGAAATTGGAATGTACCATCTTCGTTTGCATGCCCGTAATAATAGGTTTGATTAGGATCACTGATTGAATATAGATTAATAGAACCTGTAACAGGAACACCTGCATCAAGAAGAACACCACTTAATGTTACAGCTGGAATCACGATATCAAGTGATACCTTTTCTTCACCGTTTACATAAAGCTTTCCATTCTGAATCGTAAAGGCTAGGTTTAACTCCGTACTTGTTCCATCAAACAAATCA of the Bacillus mesophilus genome contains:
- a CDS encoding YvrJ family protein, encoding MMEQLLPFVSEVGFPIVVTLYLLHRIEGKLTTLNDSIQELPVKLRE
- a CDS encoding S8 family serine peptidase, with translation MKKYLFKLLCVVLIVGLAMPAAAATQQSEEEILFTVVFKGQSSPKNAEKVISDLGGEIVYSVPEIGVVQVKAPANFAKKAIGSSAVSAANPSLLFQLPEVKSIPLESNEINTEEAYLFDEFQWDIKRLTNNGATFAEHSGSHDVVVGVIDSGIDLNHPDVLTNLLPGSKNFVPPGGVYGVDGSETGDVNDVQDRNGHGTHVAGSIAGNGAMLGVAPNVGHKAYRVFGAEGGAYSAWIMAAIVAAANDGVEVINMSLGGIYAKGQIFYTDPETGERVRLGSDIAEYVAYTRAAKYAESKGALIVAAAGNDAVDASSPKNVTDFANSQYGTLGYEFKGASVFAPASIPNVVTVASTGPKDELALYSNYGAGFIDVAAPGGNYEMYMQYLTEGNFNEYLKERLFEKEFAFSSVPDVKYILNDKEQVIGYEYVSPSYAWNVGTSMAAPKVAAVAALLFDEYEGMTPNKAKVLLKQNAEDIDKTGTDKEFGHGLSTVYSLFE
- a CDS encoding YveK family protein produces the protein MEETISLKELFQTLRKRLGLIAIITILAVTVSGVVSYFFLTPIYQASTQILVNQKKPLDQLYNVGELQTNVMLINTYRDIIQSPTILDKVKEQLELETIGQISVASESNSQVFSVTVQDPDPVKAVDIANTIANVFQTEIMTMFGDNVNIISKAEVAETPQPIKPQPILNMAIALVVGLMLGVGLAFLLEYLDNTIKTEQDIEKLLELPVLGAVTVITVDADKKSTSAQANKRSRGENLGA
- a CDS encoding DUF1659 domain-containing protein, whose translation is MATALLSDSTLRLVFETGVDVEGNPTYKSKNFSNIKTSASTDGLYAVAQSIVSLQQYPVTAIERNDKHLLGA
- a CDS encoding LytR family transcriptional regulator, translating into MREQLNSKNRKKRKWLWITLSILGVLLIGISAYVYSIYSSVEQAASQMYEQPTREVSEKRIEKVEYTEKDPISILIMGVDERTGDIGRSDTMIVITVNPTTQSMKMVSIPRDTRTEMVGKGTQDKINHAYAFGGTDMAVATVENFLDIPIDHYIKVNMESFQEIVDAVGGVTVTNPFSFTEAGYTFQEGEITLNGAQALAYSRMRYKDPRGDFGRQDRQKQIILGIIQKGASFSSINKFDDVLTILGGNVKTDLSFDQMVDIQANYKEARHSLEQLQIKGSGEKINGIYYYTVPEDEQVKLSTTLREHLELK
- a CDS encoding DUF2922 domain-containing protein; this encodes MAKTLQLQFLNQENKTVTIGIDNPIEPVDLIALDAAMTSILIANVFVSAGGDLVSKKGARIVERNVVEVI
- a CDS encoding tyrosine-protein phosphatase produces the protein MIDIHCHILSGLDDGPKDITQSLHMAKIAVAEGITKIVATPHFNQHYENEKKTIVQDVHRLNDALQENKIPLQILPGQEPRIYGEILEDYEQEKILTINDSGKYLFIELPSNHVPAYTESLLFDIQMKEITPIIVHPERNQQIIENPDILYNLVKKGALSQVTASSITGDLGKKIKKFSLQLVENQLTHFIASDAHNDTSRPFRLRAAYGAVQKEFGLDTVYLFQENAEILVEGNNVYKEEPQRIKSKKFFGIF
- a CDS encoding SGNH/GDSL hydrolase family protein, whose translation is MRFIILGVVVIMSIGTIIAGHIHWKDKLATYHGAKSSVVAEVESKTESETSSSLPVDVSLYTKNLPEEVQQKFQDAAESNTPVVFTIMGSKSTSASETAWPSLLKQQLTETYGEVILKINIIEIPDKNSTSIIEEELYKEAVSQKPDLVLLEPFMLQDNGEVTMEDRLKNLEFLLNEFRTSNPEAYIFLQPANPLYQATYYPREIQDLAGYATENNITYLNHWEAWPDLESSELTNYLLQDPNNSLKSIPNEAGHKLWADYLIQYFISE
- a CDS encoding CpsD/CapB family tyrosine-protein kinase gives rise to the protein MTTPKSPISEQYRTIRSNIMFSAVDQQLRSFMVTSPGPAEGKSTTTANLAVVFAQQGKKVLIIDADLRKPTVHYTFGLNNHIGLTNVLTKQTTLENSLRETEQEHLFVLPSGPIPPNPAEILGSRGMEDLLVEAYELFDLVIFDTPPVLAVTDAQVLANQCNGVVLVVNSGKTETEMAIRAKEQLNNAKAKLLGVVLNNKAFKESQYYYYYGKD
- the galE gene encoding UDP-glucose 4-epimerase GalE, which encodes MSILVTGGAGYIGSHTCVELLNAGYEIVLVDNLDNSKPESLKRIKELTGKDFAFYQVDLLDREALIQVFTDNNIEAVIHFAGLKAVGESVQQPLRYYHNNITGTLILTEVMEQFGVEKIVFSSSATVYGMPKQVPISEDFSLSATNPYGRTKLMIEEILRDVYTSNNKWSIALLRYFNPIGAHESGRIGEDPNGIPNNLMPYITQVAVGKLQQLSVFGSDYVTVDGTGVRDYIHVVDLAKGHLKALEKVMNAKGVEAYNLGTGKGYSVLEMVKAFEEASGKKVPYQISERRPGDIAECYADPTKAKEELGWEAEKGIEEMCKDSWKWQSENPHGYGE